Proteins from a single region of Sphingomonas morindae:
- a CDS encoding glutathione S-transferase family protein, with translation MTLRLHHLENSRSHRLIWLMEELGFAYEVVRYARDPKTMLAPPALRRVHPLGKAPLLQDGDLTLAETGAIVEYLVERAGGRLGAPAERAAALRYRHFLHYAEGSLMPVLLVMLVLRRVPLLGRAAVRRFRPMAAVHFDYVEAMLADRPWFAGADFTAADVMMSFPLEAAVRRAGLLHGRPHIADWLARIHARPAYQAALERGGAYAYA, from the coding sequence GTGACGCTCCGCCTCCATCATCTCGAGAATAGCCGCTCGCACCGGCTGATCTGGCTGATGGAGGAATTGGGCTTCGCCTATGAGGTGGTGCGCTATGCGCGCGACCCCAAGACGATGCTGGCGCCGCCCGCGCTGCGCCGCGTGCATCCGCTGGGCAAGGCGCCGCTGCTCCAGGATGGCGATCTGACGCTCGCCGAGACGGGCGCGATCGTGGAGTATCTGGTGGAGCGCGCGGGCGGCCGGCTCGGCGCGCCGGCGGAGCGGGCGGCGGCGCTGCGCTATCGGCATTTTCTCCATTATGCCGAGGGCTCGCTGATGCCGGTGCTGCTGGTGATGCTGGTGCTGCGCCGCGTGCCGCTGCTGGGGCGGGCGGCGGTCCGGCGGTTCCGGCCGATGGCGGCGGTGCATTTCGACTATGTCGAGGCGATGCTGGCCGACCGGCCCTGGTTCGCGGGCGCGGACTTCACCGCCGCCGACGTGATGATGAGCTTTCCGCTCGAGGCGGCGGTGCGTCGCGCCGGGCTGCTCCACGGCCGACCCCATATCGCCGACTGGCTGGCGCGGATCCATGCCCGCCCCGCCTATCAGGCCGCGCTCGAACGGGGCGGCGCCTATGCCTATGCCTGA
- a CDS encoding M24 family metallopeptidase — MDERRGEDPGGRAASRPSGAADRGAERVAEPRPAVAAAAARGAGRAVSPGRRGVVTAGLALLAGGGRLAAAPAAPSGAGAPAGAGAAAGPEDLAEADAAGLAPLPGRAVPISPAEHGARIAAVQRAMRGQGVRALLVEAGSSLTYFTGVRWFRSERLTAAVIPADGPVAIVTPFFEAPSVRETLAVPAEVQTWQEDENPHALVARMLRARGAAEGPVAIEETVRFFAVDGLRTALPGVALVSGAGLVRGCRMRKSPAELALMQRATDITIAAYRHVVPRVRDDMTPETIGKAMDAATRALGGEPEFSLVLIGPAAALPHGSHAPQRVRAGAMVLMDCGCTVLGYQSDVSRSFVPGGASARQRTVWEAVARGQRIAFAAARIGAPAGSVDDAVRRYYESLGYGPGYGLPGLSHRTGHGIGLDGHEPVNLVHGETTPLAAGMCFSDEPGLYLPGEFGVRLEDCFHMTETGPRWFSEPPRSIDAPV; from the coding sequence ATGGACGAGCGGCGTGGTGAAGATCCTGGCGGGCGGGCGGCGTCGCGCCCGAGCGGGGCGGCGGACAGGGGCGCGGAGCGGGTCGCGGAGCCGAGGCCGGCGGTGGCGGCCGCCGCCGCGCGCGGCGCGGGCCGGGCGGTATCGCCGGGGCGGCGCGGCGTGGTGACGGCCGGGCTGGCGCTGCTGGCCGGGGGCGGGCGCCTCGCCGCCGCGCCCGCCGCGCCGTCCGGGGCCGGCGCGCCGGCGGGGGCGGGCGCGGCGGCCGGGCCCGAGGATCTGGCCGAGGCGGATGCCGCCGGGCTGGCGCCGCTGCCCGGCCGCGCGGTGCCGATCAGCCCCGCCGAACATGGCGCGCGGATCGCCGCCGTGCAGCGCGCGATGCGGGGCCAGGGCGTCCGCGCGCTGCTGGTCGAGGCGGGCTCGTCGCTCACCTATTTCACGGGGGTGCGCTGGTTCCGCTCCGAGCGGCTGACCGCCGCGGTGATTCCGGCGGACGGGCCGGTGGCGATCGTCACGCCCTTTTTCGAGGCGCCCTCGGTGCGCGAGACGCTGGCCGTGCCCGCCGAGGTGCAGACCTGGCAGGAGGACGAGAATCCGCATGCGCTCGTCGCGCGGATGCTGCGCGCGCGCGGCGCCGCCGAGGGGCCGGTCGCGATCGAGGAGACGGTGCGCTTCTTCGCGGTCGACGGGCTGCGGACGGCGCTGCCGGGCGTGGCGCTGGTTTCGGGCGCGGGGCTGGTGCGCGGCTGCCGGATGCGCAAATCGCCCGCCGAGCTGGCGCTGATGCAGCGCGCGACCGACATCACCATCGCCGCCTATCGCCATGTCGTGCCGCGCGTCCGCGACGATATGACGCCCGAGACGATCGGCAAGGCGATGGACGCGGCGACCCGCGCGCTGGGCGGCGAGCCCGAGTTCAGCCTGGTGCTGATCGGCCCCGCGGCGGCGCTGCCCCATGGCTCGCACGCGCCGCAGCGCGTCCGCGCGGGCGCGATGGTGCTGATGGATTGCGGCTGCACCGTGCTCGGCTATCAGTCGGACGTGTCGCGCAGCTTCGTGCCCGGCGGCGCCAGCGCCCGGCAGCGCACGGTGTGGGAGGCGGTGGCGCGGGGCCAGCGCATCGCCTTCGCCGCCGCGCGGATCGGCGCGCCCGCGGGCAGCGTCGACGATGCCGTGCGCCGCTATTATGAGTCGCTCGGCTATGGCCCGGGCTATGGCCTGCCGGGGCTGTCGCACCGCACCGGCCATGGCATCGGGCTCGACGGGCATGAGCCGGTGAACCTCGTCCATGGCGAAACCACCCCGCTGGCGGCGGGCATGTGCTTCTCCGACGAGCCGGGCCTCTATCTGCCGGGCGAATTCGGCGTGCGGCTGGAGGATTGCTTCCACATGACCGAGACCGGCCCACGCTGGTTCTCCGAGCCGCCGCGCTCGATCGACGCGCCCGTCTAG
- a CDS encoding glycoside hydrolase family 55 protein yields MDIQTDNGPVPSTAEALAAVASASPVLLKLKRSATGAVDSSLPAEVLNVVWATTQFGADPTGSVDSTGAIVNAVNALPYGGEVRLGPGTFKVSDLPILPDGVVLVGDGTYATVLIITSASGSVAPGAAGGIRNMRVTCSAGSDRTLAPLVDIQKNAGFCENVEFTSYTSAVRVGSVKGNLVVNPRIENCRFSSSVVGAGTGAIYLANYADATVAHCTVTGPLTGPQPDYGLRVHNGDTFHVLGCNITKHGAALLMDLPAGTNNFATRVTSSLFDSSDTISGNAQVSSAQITPSGSVWGLTLSSSWFGLSAHKSGLTIAPAPGGTVDGVIICACEFPGNADCGLLVVGDNVKNVNVVGGTSSGNTFGLRFVSTSYFTVSGGHIAGPVAGRGPNRIGINIDAGPSGNYSIDQSVLLAGNTTAPMFDGGTGPNRMSPVNPGAFLLASLKGVQDVNGGTPPPAPCVYIDGGVVKVRRS; encoded by the coding sequence TTGGACATTCAGACCGACAATGGTCCGGTTCCTTCTACCGCGGAGGCGTTGGCGGCTGTTGCCTCCGCTTCGCCCGTTCTGCTGAAGCTCAAGCGATCGGCTACAGGGGCTGTTGACTCGTCCCTTCCGGCCGAAGTGCTGAACGTCGTTTGGGCGACAACTCAGTTCGGTGCAGATCCGACAGGCAGTGTGGACTCGACCGGCGCCATAGTGAACGCGGTCAATGCGCTTCCATACGGCGGCGAGGTGCGCCTTGGCCCAGGCACGTTCAAGGTATCCGACCTGCCCATTCTTCCCGATGGCGTGGTGTTGGTTGGCGACGGCACCTACGCAACCGTCCTCATCATCACAAGCGCGTCCGGCTCTGTCGCACCGGGTGCTGCCGGCGGCATCCGCAATATGCGTGTAACGTGTTCGGCAGGCTCTGATCGCACCTTGGCCCCGCTGGTCGACATACAGAAGAATGCTGGTTTCTGCGAAAACGTGGAATTTACCTCCTACACCAGTGCTGTTCGGGTCGGATCGGTTAAGGGAAATCTTGTTGTAAACCCTCGTATTGAGAACTGCCGGTTCAGTTCCTCGGTTGTAGGCGCCGGCACTGGGGCTATTTATCTCGCTAATTATGCTGATGCTACGGTGGCCCATTGCACCGTTACCGGGCCGTTAACTGGACCACAGCCCGACTATGGACTGCGGGTGCATAATGGCGACACTTTCCATGTGTTGGGCTGCAATATCACCAAGCATGGTGCCGCGCTTCTAATGGACTTGCCCGCCGGCACCAATAATTTCGCGACGCGAGTGACCTCGTCTCTTTTCGACAGTTCCGACACGATCAGCGGGAATGCGCAGGTATCGTCCGCTCAGATCACCCCTTCGGGCAGCGTCTGGGGGCTTACCCTGTCGAGTTCCTGGTTTGGGCTGAGCGCCCATAAGAGCGGCCTTACGATTGCGCCTGCGCCCGGGGGAACCGTTGACGGCGTCATTATTTGCGCCTGCGAGTTTCCTGGCAATGCCGACTGCGGGCTGCTTGTAGTCGGCGACAATGTCAAGAACGTGAACGTGGTCGGTGGCACCTCCTCCGGAAACACGTTTGGGCTCCGATTTGTGTCCACCAGTTATTTCACTGTGAGCGGTGGTCATATCGCCGGACCAGTGGCGGGCCGTGGCCCGAACAGGATCGGGATCAACATCGACGCGGGCCCCAGCGGAAACTACAGCATCGACCAGAGTGTGCTGTTGGCGGGCAACACCACGGCGCCCATGTTCGACGGCGGAACTGGTCCGAACAGGATGTCGCCTGTTAATCCGGGCGCCTTTCTTCTTGCATCCTTGAAAGGGGTGCAAGACGTTAACGGGGGCACGCCGCCGCCAGCTCCGTGCGTATATATCGACGGCGGCGTTGTGAAAGTGAGGCG
- a CDS encoding DUF3072 domain-containing protein, whose protein sequence is MTNDQNPKTHPSSNAEKDPDDWTTGDEPMTGAQASYLKTLSEEAHEGFEDGLSKAEASKRIDALQQETGRGR, encoded by the coding sequence ATGACGAACGATCAAAATCCCAAGACGCATCCTAGCTCCAACGCGGAGAAGGATCCCGATGACTGGACCACGGGCGACGAGCCCATGACGGGCGCACAGGCGAGCTATCTCAAGACGTTGAGCGAAGAAGCGCATGAGGGGTTCGAGGATGGCCTGAGCAAGGCCGAGGCCTCCAAGCGGATCGACGCGCTTCAGCAGGAAACCGGGCGCGGACGCTAG
- a CDS encoding NTP transferase domain-containing protein, producing the protein MRAAVLLAAGASKRWGAGNKLFDRRDGAPLLARTLAVVRRADAQRLIIVIGWQHARVARLARACAPRARLVRARDHGEGMGASLRAAARALWPIEREVLLFLADMPAVDPRAPRGAGDLLRPAWRGQPGHPVLLRGAARRRLGAARGDQGPGRGGARLVPGGRGCVRDCDRPGRAR; encoded by the coding sequence ATGCGCGCCGCCGTGCTGCTGGCGGCCGGCGCCTCGAAACGCTGGGGCGCGGGCAACAAGCTGTTCGACCGGCGCGACGGCGCGCCGCTGCTGGCGCGCACGCTGGCGGTGGTGCGGCGCGCCGACGCGCAGCGGCTGATCATCGTGATCGGGTGGCAGCATGCGCGCGTGGCGCGGCTGGCGCGCGCCTGCGCGCCGCGCGCGCGGCTGGTGCGGGCGCGCGATCATGGCGAGGGCATGGGCGCCAGCCTGCGCGCCGCCGCCCGCGCGCTCTGGCCGATCGAGCGCGAGGTGCTGCTCTTCCTCGCCGATATGCCGGCGGTGGATCCGCGGGCGCCGCGCGGCGCGGGCGATCTGCTCCGCCCCGCCTGGCGCGGGCAGCCGGGCCATCCGGTGCTGCTGCGCGGCGCGGCGCGGCGGCGGCTGGGCGCGGCGCGCGGCGATCAGGGGCCGGGACGGGGCGGGGCGCGGCTGGTGCCCGGCGGGCGCGGCTGCGTGCGCGATTGCGATCGGCCGGGCCGCGCGCGATGA
- a CDS encoding response regulator, protein MTASRSILIIEDESLIAMMLEDFLDSLGHSIAGTAETVPDAVARIDAGGFDLAILDVHLRGGEACWPAADALADQGIPFLLATGGHTEPPPARHAGAPVLAKPFTLSDVERAVDAIG, encoded by the coding sequence ATGACTGCATCCCGTTCCATCCTCATCATCGAAGACGAAAGCCTCATCGCCATGATGCTCGAGGATTTTCTCGACAGCCTCGGCCATAGCATCGCGGGCACCGCCGAAACCGTGCCCGACGCGGTGGCGCGGATCGACGCGGGCGGCTTCGATCTGGCGATCCTCGACGTGCATCTGCGCGGCGGCGAGGCCTGCTGGCCGGCGGCCGACGCGCTGGCCGACCAGGGCATTCCCTTCCTGCTCGCGACCGGCGGCCATACCGAGCCGCCGCCCGCCCGCCATGCCGGCGCGCCGGTGCTGGCCAAGCCCTTCACCCTGTCCGATGTCGAGCGCGCGGTCGACGCGATCGGCTGA
- a CDS encoding nuclear transport factor 2 family protein, with protein MRLPPFLPALLLALAWPAAATQAATACSAEVRAVDDQFRRAMIEGDGEALDRIIADDAIIIHGHHGGVQGKRGLIRSFRAYRISRYDRTPFLCRVAGGTAILVSATAKRVGDKEVAASTTEIFILRTHRWRLLVLQNTDRTPD; from the coding sequence ATGCGCCTTCCGCCTTTTCTTCCCGCCCTGCTGCTCGCGCTGGCCTGGCCGGCGGCCGCGACCCAGGCAGCGACCGCGTGCAGCGCCGAGGTGCGGGCGGTCGATGACCAGTTTCGGCGGGCGATGATCGAGGGCGATGGTGAGGCGCTCGACCGCATCATCGCCGACGACGCGATTATCATCCACGGCCATCATGGTGGCGTCCAGGGCAAGCGCGGGCTGATCCGCAGCTTCCGCGCCTATCGCATAAGCCGCTATGATCGGACGCCGTTTCTGTGCCGGGTGGCGGGCGGAACCGCGATCCTCGTCTCCGCGACGGCGAAACGGGTCGGCGACAAAGAGGTGGCGGCGTCCACCACCGAGATTTTCATCCTGCGGACGCACCGCTGGCGGCTTCTGGTCCTGCAGAACACCGATCGCACGCCGGACTGA
- the recA gene encoding recombinase RecA, translating into MIDKLAASDRQKALDAALAQIDRAFGKGSAMKLGSREAMQVEAISTGSLGLDIALGIGGLPRGRIVEIYGPESSGKTTLALHAIAEAQKMGGTAAFVDAEHALDPVYAKKLGVNIDELIVSQPDTGEQALEITDTLVRSNAIDVLVVDSVAALVPRAEIEGEMGDSHVGLQARLMSQALRKLTGSISRSRCLVIFINQVRMKIGVMYGNPETTTGGNALKFYASVRLDIRRTGQIKDRDDIVGNATRVKVVKNKVAPPFKQVEFDIMYGEGVSKIGEILDLGVKAGLVEKSGAWFSYDSTRIGQGRENAKTFLREHPDMAEKLERAIRGKTEGLGEAMMAGPEDDGAED; encoded by the coding sequence ATGATCGACAAGCTGGCGGCGTCCGACAGGCAGAAGGCGCTCGACGCCGCGCTCGCGCAGATCGACCGCGCCTTCGGCAAGGGCTCGGCGATGAAGCTCGGCTCGCGCGAGGCGATGCAGGTGGAGGCGATCTCCACCGGCTCGCTCGGGCTCGACATCGCGCTCGGCATCGGCGGCCTGCCGCGCGGCCGCATCGTCGAGATCTATGGGCCGGAAAGCTCGGGCAAGACGACGCTGGCGCTGCACGCCATCGCCGAGGCGCAGAAGATGGGCGGCACCGCCGCCTTCGTCGATGCCGAGCATGCGCTCGACCCCGTCTATGCCAAGAAGCTGGGCGTCAATATCGACGAGCTGATCGTCTCGCAGCCCGATACGGGCGAGCAGGCGCTGGAGATCACCGACACGCTGGTGCGCTCCAACGCGATCGACGTGCTGGTGGTCGATTCGGTGGCGGCGCTGGTGCCGCGCGCCGAGATCGAGGGCGAGATGGGCGACAGCCATGTCGGCCTGCAGGCGCGGCTGATGAGCCAGGCGCTGCGCAAGCTCACCGGCTCGATCAGCCGCTCGCGCTGCCTCGTGATCTTCATCAACCAGGTGCGCATGAAGATTGGCGTGATGTACGGCAATCCCGAGACGACGACGGGCGGCAACGCGCTGAAATTCTACGCCTCGGTCCGGCTCGACATCCGCCGCACCGGGCAGATCAAGGATCGCGACGATATCGTCGGCAACGCCACGCGCGTGAAGGTGGTGAAGAACAAGGTGGCGCCGCCGTTCAAGCAGGTCGAGTTCGACATCATGTATGGCGAGGGCGTGTCCAAGATCGGCGAGATCCTCGATCTCGGCGTCAAGGCGGGGCTGGTCGAGAAATCGGGCGCCTGGTTCAGCTATGACTCGACGCGGATCGGCCAGGGACGGGAAAACGCCAAGACCTTCCTGCGCGAGCATCCCGACATGGCCGAGAAGCTGGAGCGCGCCATTCGCGGCAAGACCGAAGGCCTGGGCGAGGCGATGATGGCCGGCCCCGAGGACGACGGCGCGGAGGACTGA
- a CDS encoding potassium transporter Kup, which translates to MSDHSPTASFSPPTLPPLPEAPGDEALLPQLEEGEHPHQGLGRLAMGAIGVVFGDIGTSPIYAFRETFAGHHQLAPSHFHVLGVLSLIFWSMMIVVTLKYVAIIMRADNKGEGGSLALLALVSRSLSGARRWTRGLVLLGVFATALFFGDSMITPAMSVLSAVEGITVVEAGFGRFVLPASILILVGLFALQARGTARVGMLFGPIMILYFGAIAVLGLVHLATMPAILLALSPHHALAFFLAEPLRAFLAMGAVVLAVTGAEALYADMGHFGRRPIRLSWLWFVLPALMLNYLGQGAMILSTTGAARMAMIQSPFFLLAPEALRLPLVVLATMAAVIASQAVISGAFSVAQQAIQLGFMPRLKITHTSAQAAGQIYIPTLNWTLMVFVILLVFGFRTSTNLGAAYGIAVTGAMLIDSCLLAVVLFTLWRWNMAVAGLLIALFLTVDLAYFAANLTKVPDGGWFPLLVGFIAFTLLTTWARGRQLMLKRLAEVAMPISVFVKSAASSAERVPGTAVFMTTAQDGAPHALLHNLKHNKVLHERVILLTVRIEDVPYVPQAKRVEVKSFGQGFYRMIVHYGFMQEPDVPAALSGVTELGAPLRMMDTSFFLARQTLIASERPGMAIWREKLFAWMLRNAESAMEFFRLPSNRVVELGSQVEI; encoded by the coding sequence ATGTCCGACCATAGTCCGACCGCTTCCTTTTCCCCGCCGACGCTGCCGCCGCTGCCCGAGGCGCCGGGCGACGAGGCGCTGCTGCCCCAGCTTGAGGAGGGCGAGCATCCGCATCAGGGGCTCGGCCGGCTCGCCATGGGCGCGATCGGCGTCGTGTTCGGCGATATCGGGACCAGCCCGATCTACGCCTTTCGCGAGACCTTCGCCGGCCACCACCAGCTCGCCCCCTCGCACTTTCATGTGCTGGGGGTGCTGAGCCTGATCTTCTGGTCGATGATGATCGTGGTGACGCTCAAATATGTCGCCATCATCATGCGCGCCGACAATAAGGGCGAGGGGGGCAGCCTGGCGCTGCTGGCGCTGGTGTCGCGCTCGCTCAGCGGCGCGCGCCGCTGGACGCGCGGGCTGGTGCTGCTCGGCGTCTTCGCCACGGCGCTGTTCTTCGGCGACAGCATGATCACGCCGGCCATGTCGGTGCTCTCGGCGGTGGAAGGCATCACCGTGGTGGAGGCGGGCTTTGGCCGCTTCGTGCTGCCGGCCTCGATCCTCATCCTGGTCGGCCTGTTCGCGCTCCAGGCGCGCGGCACGGCGCGGGTGGGCATGTTGTTCGGCCCGATCATGATCCTCTATTTCGGCGCGATCGCGGTGCTGGGGCTGGTCCATCTCGCGACCATGCCCGCGATCCTGCTGGCGCTGAGCCCGCACCATGCGCTCGCCTTCTTCCTGGCCGAGCCGCTGCGCGCCTTTCTCGCGATGGGCGCGGTGGTGCTGGCGGTGACGGGGGCGGAGGCGCTCTACGCGGATATGGGGCATTTCGGCCGGCGCCCGATCCGGCTCTCCTGGCTCTGGTTCGTGCTCCCCGCGCTGATGCTCAACTATCTGGGCCAGGGCGCGATGATCCTGTCGACGACCGGCGCGGCGCGGATGGCGATGATCCAATCGCCCTTCTTCCTGCTCGCGCCCGAGGCGCTGCGGCTGCCGCTGGTGGTGCTCGCCACCATGGCGGCGGTGATCGCGAGCCAGGCGGTGATCTCGGGCGCCTTCTCGGTGGCGCAGCAGGCGATCCAGCTGGGCTTCATGCCGCGCCTCAAGATCACCCATACCAGCGCCCAGGCGGCGGGGCAGATCTATATCCCGACGCTCAACTGGACCCTGATGGTGTTTGTGATCCTGCTGGTGTTCGGCTTCCGCACCTCGACCAATCTCGGCGCGGCCTATGGCATCGCCGTCACCGGCGCGATGCTGATCGATTCCTGCCTGCTCGCGGTGGTGCTGTTCACTTTGTGGCGCTGGAACATGGCGGTGGCGGGCCTGCTGATCGCCCTGTTCCTGACCGTCGACCTCGCCTATTTCGCCGCCAATCTCACCAAGGTGCCCGATGGCGGCTGGTTCCCGCTGCTGGTCGGCTTCATCGCCTTCACGCTGCTCACCACCTGGGCGCGGGGGCGGCAGCTGATGCTCAAGCGGCTCGCCGAGGTGGCGATGCCGATCAGCGTGTTCGTGAAATCGGCCGCGAGTTCGGCCGAGCGCGTGCCCGGCACCGCCGTGTTCATGACCACCGCGCAGGATGGCGCGCCCCATGCGCTGCTGCACAATCTGAAGCACAACAAGGTGCTGCACGAGCGGGTGATCCTGCTGACGGTGCGGATCGAGGACGTGCCCTATGTGCCGCAGGCCAAGCGCGTCGAGGTGAAGAGCTTCGGCCAGGGCTTCTATCGCATGATCGTCCATTACGGCTTCATGCAGGAGCCCGACGTGCCCGCCGCGCTGTCGGGCGTCACCGAACTCGGCGCGCCGCTGCGGATGATGGACACCAGCTTCTTCCTCGCGCGGCAGACGCTGATCGCCTCCGAGCGGCCGGGCATGGCGATCTGGCGCGAGAAGCTGTTCGCCTGGATGCTGCGCAACGCCGAAAGCGCGATGGAATTCTTCCGGCTGCCCTCCAATCGCGTGGTCGAGCTGGGCAGCCAGGTCGAGATCTGA
- a CDS encoding 2'-5' RNA ligase family protein — MTAPIIVTAQFATADQAWLDGLRRAHFPPERNHLSAHLTLFHHLPPSLADELDGRLRRATAAPRPAATIGPPWSLGRGVALRVASDGLAAIRADLAEAFADVLLPQDRAGWRPHVTVQNKVDPAIARALAATLGEDAWPRPLAIAALASWWYRGGPWEPIARYRFR, encoded by the coding sequence ATGACGGCGCCGATCATCGTCACCGCCCAGTTCGCCACCGCCGACCAGGCCTGGCTGGACGGGCTGCGCCGTGCCCATTTCCCGCCCGAGCGCAACCATCTCTCCGCGCATCTGACGCTGTTCCACCATCTGCCGCCGAGCCTGGCCGACGAACTGGACGGGCGGCTGCGCCGCGCGACGGCGGCGCCGCGCCCGGCCGCCACGATCGGGCCGCCCTGGTCGCTCGGCCGCGGGGTGGCGCTGCGCGTGGCGAGCGACGGGCTGGCCGCGATCCGCGCCGATCTTGCCGAGGCCTTTGCCGATGTGCTGCTGCCGCAGGACCGGGCGGGATGGCGCCCGCACGTGACCGTGCAGAACAAGGTCGATCCCGCCATCGCCCGCGCGCTGGCGGCGACGCTGGGCGAAGACGCCTGGCCGCGCCCGCTCGCCATCGCCGCGCTGGCGAGCTGGTGGTATCGCGGCGGCCCCTGGGAGCCGATCGCCCGCTACCGCTTCCGCTGA
- a CDS encoding DUF3775 domain-containing protein codes for MDLNTPLDLICRIIQRAREVEAEVPANGPEDEVDPSDSDDAYDMLEDDMNEASEDELRAAIDDLADDQQIELLALALVGRGTYDPSEWDDALEEARDPDAEPVLDQLLDMPLLADYLDAGLAAFDLSCDGVGQID; via the coding sequence ATGGATCTCAATACCCCGCTGGACCTCATCTGCCGCATCATCCAGCGCGCCCGCGAGGTGGAGGCGGAAGTCCCCGCCAACGGCCCCGAGGATGAGGTGGATCCGAGCGATTCGGATGATGCCTATGACATGCTCGAGGACGATATGAACGAGGCGAGCGAGGACGAGCTGCGCGCCGCGATCGACGATCTCGCCGACGATCAGCAGATCGAGCTGCTCGCGCTCGCGCTGGTCGGGCGCGGCACCTATGATCCGTCCGAATGGGACGATGCGCTGGAAGAGGCGCGCGATCCGGACGCCGAGCCGGTGCTGGACCAGCTTCTCGACATGCCGCTGCTCGCCGATTATCTGGATGCCGGCCTCGCCGCCTTCGATCTCAGCTGCGACGGCGTCGGGCAGATCGACTGA